The nucleotide sequence aggagaggagagagagagagagagagagagagagagagagagagagagagagagagagagagagagagagagagagagagagggggggagagagagggggaggagcggagagagagagaggagagagagagcgagagaacgagagagagagagagagagagagagagagagatgagaaaaatattttcatacagagagtggtgaatctctggaactctgccacagaagttagttgaggccagttcattagctatatttaagagggagttagatgtggcccttgtggctaatgggatcaggggatatggagagaaggcaggtacgggatactgagttggatcatcaaccatgatcatattgaatggcggtgctggctcgaagggctgaatggcctactcctgtacctaatttctatctgTCTTTGTTTCTATGCGAGAGAGTTACTCGGAGAGCATCAATGAGCCGCACAAAAATCCCACGGCCGGAGGGGGGCGCTCACTGTCAGCGCGAGAGGGTGGGAGGTTTATGTGTGCCTCCCCCGTCTCTCAGAGTCTCTGTGTAGACTCCAGGCGCAGAAATACTCGGCCGTTGCAGTCGCCTTGAGGTCAGAGGACCTTAAGTAGAACTCGTGGCTGCCCGGTCTCTCTGCCGTGAAACCATCCGCCGATTTCGATGACTGCACGCTATTTTCTCCGAAAGAGTAGAACATGTTCTGTGGCTCCTCTCCCCGGTATTGCCTATACCAGAACAACCTATCTGCAGTATTGCTACTGCCCTCGATGGTACATTTCACCTCCACCTTCTGGCCCGGAGAATCGGACAGAGCGCCCGGACTCTGATGGACAATCACTGACGTTGCATCTGTGAAGGAGATTACGGTAGgttggggtggatagatggcaatCGACGAGCAGAAATGAGCAGATGTGAAGGCGAAGGAGGTACTAAGAAAGAATCGAAGGATGGGATTGAAGATGGAGAAGGCGAGGTGGCAATATGAAGGTTACTGTCGGATATATTCAGACACACCGGCAAATGGACCGATGAATATGGATAAATCGGCGCATAGAGCGGTACATACATTATCAGATGGATAGGGATCCGGCGGACGGATGTAGGGATGTTCACAGAATATAGAGAGGCATAGAGAATGAATAAAGAGACATAAAACAAGATACATAGAGAAATGGACTGAACGATAAAGAGATAGCGAGAAcacatggtggcgggtgcttCCACGACTGGTGGTAAAGGCAGATACGAGAGTGAATATTAAGTGGCGTTTAGATGGACAACTTGAAGTGCTGGGAATAGAgggacgtgcaggcagaggaaatcagTTAAACGTGGCGTTATTTTTTTCTTCACGGATAAcgcgggccgaaaggcctggtcCTTAACTGCACTGTCATATTTTCGATGTTACGAGGTCCGAAAGTGCAAGAGGGAGATTCCGAGTGAGGAGACTTTGAGGACGAGAGGAAGGACAGACAAAGATGGAATATGGCAGAGTTAGGAGGAAGAACgaaagataaataaataagaaaataCTTTGGTTTCACtcacagtggaaggagatgatcAGACGCAATATTAGAAACATGGCTCTCCGGAGATTACTCCCTCAGTAGTGATAGTGCTGAGCAAAGGGGGCGGCGCGTCTATTCACTTCAACAGCATTCGTATTTCTACAACATTCATGGACCCATTTCCACCAATCCCAATCGGGGATGGTGTCATTTCCGCCCTGACGGGTCCTCCACCCGCTCTCCTGCATGTTCctctttctttgtttctatcattttctctttctttccttatttctttctatcattctttctttctttctttctttctttttttctttctttctttctttctttctttctttctttctttctttctttctttctttctttctttctttctttctttctttctttctttctttcttccttttttcttcctttccctttcttcctttcttttctttcctggtttctttctgtctttctttctttcatacattcattcttccttactttctttactttctttcttttcttcatttttgtttatttatttctttatctctctttctttattttctttctttctttcttttttctttctttctttctttctttctttctttctttccttctgtctttctttccttttgtcttcctttctttcctttcCTGGTTTCTTTCTGTCTTACTTTCTTTCAATCATTCTTTCATTCttcctcactttctttactttctttattttcttcattcttgttgatttattttctttattttacctTTATTTCTTTCTTACTTTCTATATTTCTTTTTCTAATCTTGTCTTTCTTACTTCTTTCTcttctttattttctttctttctttttttttttttttctctttctttctttcttttctttctttttttctttctttctttctttctttctttctttctttctttctttctttctttctttctttctttctttctttctttatttctttctttctttctttctttcgttttctttttttctttctttctttctttctttcatttctttctttctttctctctttctttctttctttctttctttctttctttctttctttctttctttctttctttctttctttctttctttcttctttctttctttctttctttcgttctttctttctttctttctttatttcttctttctttcttttttctttctttccttctttctttctctttctttctttctttcttctttcttttctttctttctttctttctttctttctttctgtctttctttctttctttctttctttctttctttctttctttctttctttctttctttctttctttctttctttctttctttctttctttctttctctctttctttctttctttctttctttctttctttttttcttctttctttctttttttctttctttctttcttttctttctttctttctttcttttttttctttctttctttctttctttcttctttctttctttctttatttatttatttatgtatttatttatttatttattacgttctttctttctttcatacttcctttctttttttaatatttgtataTTCCGTTGTttctatatatttatttctttctttcttacttTCTATGCTTTGGTTATTTCTTTcttattttttttcttccttcGTTTTCCTTTCTTTCCTATCTTTATCATTTTTCTCTTTCATTTTTCTTACTtttatctttctttctttcttccgttgtttctatatatttctttctttctttctttctttctttcctttttctttctttctttctttcttttttctttcttttttctttctttcttcttttttctttcttactTTCTATGCTTTggttatttctttctttctttctttctattttttttcttccttcGTTTTCCTTTCTTTCCTATCTTTATCATTTTTCTCTTTCATTTTTCTTACTtttatctttctttctttcttccgttgtttctatatatttctttatttctttctttctttctttctttctttctttctttctttctttctttctttctttctttctttctttctttctttctttatttctttctttctttctttctttctttctttctttctttctttctttctttctttctatctttctttctttctttctttttactTAATTTTATCTTTACATAGAGGGTGGAGTGAGCGTGGAACGCGCTGCCGCCGGTGGTGGTGTCGTCAGATACGATAGtgcagtttaagaggctttttgggaAGGcgtttggatatgcagggaatggagggggtatGATCAATTTACAGGAAGGAGAGACCAGTATAACTCGGCGTCTTGTCGGGAAGGGACATTGTGACCCGGTGGCACGTTTCCTCTTATGCTGTTCTGTGCGGGGTTTTTGCTCATGCTCTATTCCTCTCTGAGTCGCTGTGTACCTTCTTTAGCTGCGCAAAAATATCGCGCCTCATCTCCGTCTCTCACGCTGCGGATCTGGAAATTGAACCTCTTGTTTCCCGCTTCCGCGCTGATTAAGAACCCGCTCTGAAATCCCTTTTCGTACTGAGGTTCCAGGCCACTATAGACGTTCCCGATCAGCGCCAATCCTGCTCCCTCAGTCTGACGGTACCACAGCACGTTCTCACGGACCGTCCCCGTCTGTACACAACTCATCTCCACGGATTCGCTCTCCCTAACGCTGAGGGAGTTGGGCGATTGTTGGATCTCATCCGCCCAGCATGAACCTAGAGATAGAGGAATGAAAGAGAGGCAAATCAATCTGtcttactctctctctccttacatttGTATTTATGTGTATCGATGTCTCTATTTATGTGTGTCGCTCTCTATGTACACATTCATCTATCTTGTATCAACCTGTATATCTCGCGATCTGTACCTCACTAATTAACTAATTAACTGTGTTCTAcctaagacaaagtgctggagaaacacagcgggccagttggcatctatggagaaacaGGATGAGTGGCGTTCGAAGTCGGATTCTTCCTTTTTCCCGACACACCTAATATTAAAAGTTGTATCATCCCGCCAGGAGCTCCAGGGAACATTTCCAATTGACCGGCGACTATCGGCGCGGGATCGAAGCAGCGCTTAATCGGGATAATGTTAGCATCAGAGATGACACGTACCGAGAGCCAGCGAGAACACGACGAAGAGGAACAAACTGCCAGCCATCTCATGAAACTGCGCGGCACCGCCGTCTACTGCGGGCGGATATAGTGGCGGC is from Leucoraja erinacea ecotype New England unplaced genomic scaffold, Leri_hhj_1 Leri_1027S, whole genome shotgun sequence and encodes:
- the nitr2b gene encoding novel immune-type receptor 2b, which produces MAGSLFLFVVFSLALGSCWADEIQQSPNSLSVRESESVEMSCVQTGTVRENVLWYRQTEGAGLALIGNVYSGLEPQYEKGFQSGFLISAEAGNKRFNFQIRSVRDGDEARYFCAAKEGTQRLREE